CATCCAGCTCAACCTGCTCCGTCTCCAGGGTCGCCATCGCGATCCGCGCATCGCGTTTCACTTTGAGGGCCGCCAGTTCTCCGTCGTCCGTGGCCTTCAGCCCCGGGTACCAACCATCGGTAAGATTCTGACGCTGCCAGCGCACGGGCGCCTCGATGGAGTCGAGCGCCGTCACGTTGGCACCCGCGGCCACATTGCGACCGTCCCCGGTCCACGCTCCAAGTTCCGCCAGGGCGAAGATGTAATCCTCCTGGCGCGTCGCGAGCTTCACGGCGGTGACCCGGATGACCCGGACGGATCGCCCGGCAGCGGCGATGCGCGTCGGGGTCAGTCGGGGATTCGGCACGTCCGCATCGCCAAAATCGGCCAGCGTGACCGGATCTTCAAACCCCGGCCCGGGGCTGACCTCGACCCGGTAGCGGACCGGGAAGCCAAATCCCTCGCCAATGCCATTGAAGTCGTCGCGGCACGGGTGCAGCACAATTTCGTGGAGCGCATGCGCCTCCTCCAGCTCGACCTGCACCCACTTGACCGTGTCCGGCGCAGACTCGATCGCGCTGTGATAGCCATAGGCTTGACCCTCGCGAACGTGGCGCTCCCGCGCCTCGATAAGGTGCTCGATTTCGGCAAGTGGCGCGCCGGCCCGCGCCCGGATTTCTCGTTCCATCGCTTGGCGGCGCGCCAGCAGCTCCGCCTCGCGCTGGTGGAGGCGGCGGCGTTCCCGGGCGACCACGGGATCCGTATCATAGGGCTGTTCGGCGCGGTCCAATGCGGCGAAGACCGCCTGCAGCCGGTAGTAATCCTCCTGCGGAATCGGGTCGAACTTGTGATCGTGGCACTGGGCGCACTGGACCGTCAGGCTGTTGAACGTCTGGAGCGTGTTGACCACCATGTCGTCCCGGTCGAGGTGCCGCGCGACCTGGCCATCCATCTTCGATTCCGGCACCTCGGCATGCCCGATCAAGTCCCAGGGACCCGCCGCAATGAATCCGAGGGCTTCAAACCCGTCGCGGGTCCCGGGATGGAGCACGTCGCCCGCCACCTGTTCCTCGATGAAGCGGGAGTACGGACGGTCCTCGTTGAATGCCCGGATGACGTAATCGCGATACGGCCAGGCGTTCGGACGCGGCTGATCCTTGTCGTAGCCATGGGTTTCCCCGTAGTGCACCACGTCGAGCCAGTGCCGCGCCCAACGTTCGCCATACCTCGGGGAGGCCAGCCAGCGGTCCACCAGGCGCTCGTACGCCATCGGGTCAGGATCGCTGACGAATGCAGCGACCTCGGAGGAATCCGGAGGCAGTCCGAGCAGGTCAACGCTGAGCCGCCGTGCGAGAGTCGCGCGATCCGCTTCCGGGGATGGCCCGACCCCTTCGGCCGCCAGCCGGGCCCGAATGAAGGCGTCCACCGGGTTCGCACACGGGGAACCCACCACAGGGACCCGGGGCGCATGCAACGGCTGGAGCGACCACCACGTGTCGCTGGAAGGTTGGAAGTCCCGGACGGCGCGGGGCTCGCCGGACGCCATCGCCGTCAGCGCGACCGCAAGTGCGGCTGCGATTCCCGTCCGGCCAGCGCGGGACCGCAGGGCTGGGAAGAAGTCTGACATACCGGAAGCAACTGAATGAACGGGGTTCGACGGGGTTGGGCAAGACGGGATTCGGAGGAGTGCTTGCGGTGTGCTTGCCGTGCTTCGCGAGAGGAGGTGCTGAGCCGACAGCGACAGATTCCCTTCAAGGGTCTCATCCTTCCCAACGGTTCCCCTGCCCCTGACGGGTCGGGCCCGGACAGCTCGCACGACAGGCAGCCATTCCCCAAGCTTGACCGCGCCACGTCACAGGGCTTTTTTCAGCGCGCGATGCCTACGTACATTTACGAGACGATTCCTGAGAAGACCGGGCGGAAGATCCGCCGGTTCGAGGTCAAGCAGTCCATGAAGGACGCGCCGCTGGAACGCGACCCGGAAACGGGGCTTCCGGTGCGCCGGGTGATCTCCGGAGGGCTCGCGCCCCTGTTGAGCTCCGGGGAATCCAACGGAGACTGCGGCAACGGCCGTTGCGAGATGCCCTCGCCGGCGGCACACACCTGCGGTTCCATGTGCGGTTGCACGACCAATTGACGCCACGGTTCCGCCA
Above is a window of Verrucomicrobiia bacterium DNA encoding:
- a CDS encoding DUF1553 domain-containing protein translates to MSDFFPALRSRAGRTGIAAALAVALTAMASGEPRAVRDFQPSSDTWWSLQPLHAPRVPVVGSPCANPVDAFIRARLAAEGVGPSPEADRATLARRLSVDLLGLPPDSSEVAAFVSDPDPMAYERLVDRWLASPRYGERWARHWLDVVHYGETHGYDKDQPRPNAWPYRDYVIRAFNEDRPYSRFIEEQVAGDVLHPGTRDGFEALGFIAAGPWDLIGHAEVPESKMDGQVARHLDRDDMVVNTLQTFNSLTVQCAQCHDHKFDPIPQEDYYRLQAVFAALDRAEQPYDTDPVVARERRRLHQREAELLARRQAMEREIRARAGAPLAEIEHLIEARERHVREGQAYGYHSAIESAPDTVKWVQVELEEAHALHEIVLHPCRDDFNGIGEGFGFPVRYRVEVSPGPGFEDPVTLADFGDADVPNPRLTPTRIAAAGRSVRVIRVTAVKLATRQEDYIFALAELGAWTGDGRNVAAGANVTALDSIEAPVRWQRQNLTDGWYPGLKATDDGELAALKVKRDARIAMATLETEQVELDGLREALEGVAAALRELPTPARAYVAAVYTGNGAFSGTGANGGKPRAVRILNRGSIERPGREVEPGALQCLPALSPSFGLPANHGEGDRRAALARWLAAPENVLTWRSIVNRVWQYHFGRGIVDTPNDFGRMGSLPSHPELLDWLAATFRDGPQGLKALHRLLVTSATYRQVSTDRPDAAARDSDNRLLWRMNRRKLEAEALRDAILSVSGRLDLRMGGPGFRDFVVEKPEHSPHYEYGLHDPDDPASHRRTVYRWIVRSQPQPFLTTLDCADPSMQVARRNESASPLQALAVMNNALVLTMAGHFADILVRSAPDPESQVRHAWWVAFGRAPDAETVAVLAAHARSHGLANSCRLLFNLNEFAFVD
- a CDS encoding zinc ribbon domain-containing protein is translated as MPTYIYETIPEKTGRKIRRFEVKQSMKDAPLERDPETGLPVRRVISGGLAPLLSSGESNGDCGNGRCEMPSPAAHTCGSMCGCTTN